One genomic region from Bradyrhizobium icense encodes:
- a CDS encoding polyprenyl synthetase family protein, with protein sequence MQTGSTLHDDRTGVSALGGLGAQARGASSRLLPEIWMQDGAKRVEQALARLLCAEDDGETELMAAMRYATLHGGKRTRALLCLAAGALADTPAHMLDDVGAAIEMMHACTLVHDDLPAMDDDVLRRGLPTVHVKFGEATAILVGDALQAHAFLTLASLDAPGDNRIALVRELAQAVSAEGAAGGQAMDLSLVGKHVELDRIVAMHRMKCGALVRASVRMGALCAIAEDAAHAALYCALDRYSACFGLALQVIDDILDATADTATLGKTPGKDAAAQKPTCASIMGLQAARQFAPDLLRDAGEAIAPLGPRAERLAQILQRANAYLFKHAPCA encoded by the coding sequence ATGCAGACCGGTTCCACGCTACACGACGACCGAACTGGCGTTTCCGCGCTCGGCGGATTGGGCGCGCAGGCGCGCGGCGCATCCAGCAGGCTGCTGCCGGAGATCTGGATGCAGGACGGCGCAAAGCGGGTCGAACAGGCGCTGGCGCGTCTTCTCTGTGCCGAAGACGACGGTGAGACCGAGCTGATGGCGGCGATGCGCTACGCCACCTTGCATGGCGGGAAGCGCACCCGCGCCTTGCTCTGTCTGGCTGCCGGCGCACTGGCCGACACGCCGGCGCACATGCTCGACGACGTCGGCGCCGCCATCGAGATGATGCACGCCTGTACCCTGGTCCACGACGACCTGCCCGCGATGGACGACGACGTGCTTCGCCGCGGCCTTCCGACCGTGCACGTCAAATTCGGCGAAGCCACTGCGATCCTGGTCGGCGATGCGCTGCAGGCGCACGCCTTCCTGACCCTGGCGAGCCTGGATGCGCCGGGCGACAACCGTATCGCGCTCGTGCGCGAACTGGCGCAGGCGGTGTCAGCCGAGGGTGCCGCAGGCGGGCAGGCGATGGATCTGTCGCTGGTTGGAAAGCACGTCGAGCTGGACAGGATCGTGGCGATGCACCGGATGAAGTGCGGAGCGCTAGTACGCGCATCCGTTCGCATGGGCGCGCTATGCGCCATCGCGGAGGATGCCGCGCACGCTGCGCTGTACTGTGCGCTCGATCGCTACAGCGCCTGTTTCGGCCTGGCGTTGCAGGTGATCGACGACATTCTCGACGCGACAGCGGATACCGCGACGCTGGGCAAGACCCCCGGCAAGGACGCGGCGGCGCAGAAGCCGACCTGCGCGTCGATCATGGGGCTGCAGGCAGCGCGCCAGTTCGCGCCGGATCTGTTGCGCGATGCCGGGGAGGCCATCGCCCCGCTCGGGCCGCGTGCAGAACGGTTGGCGCAGATCCTGCAGCGGGCCAACGCGTATCTGTTTAAGCACGCGCCATGCGCATGA